One Streptomyces sp. L2 genomic window carries:
- a CDS encoding alpha-1,4-glucan--maltose-1-phosphate maltosyltransferase, with amino-acid sequence MPATHHSSAPPTTSTAADPADRTADHAGRAADSPRKPARRRAPGGKSRKPAQDAPAPASSGRRPAPAAPVIGRIPVLDVRPMVQQGRKPAKAVTGESFEVSATVFREGHDAVAANVVLRDPKGRPGPWTPMRELAPGTDRWGADVTPDAPGRWTYTVEAWSDPVGTWRHHARIKIPAGIDTELVLEEGARLYERAAEQVPDERRALLLDTAAVLRAEDRPAAWRLAAALAPEVAEVLARYPLRELVTVSEPMPLLVERERALYGSWYEFFPRSEGTPQQPHGTFRTAARRLRPIADMGFDVVYLPPIHPIGTTFRKGPNNSLDPGPHDVGVPWAIGSPEGGHDAIHPQLGTLEDFDDFVGEARTLGLEVALDFALQCSPDHPWVHKHPEWFHHRPDGTIAYAENPPKKYQDIYPIAFDADMDGLVAETVRVLRFWTGHGVRIFRVDNPHTKPVVFWERVIAEVNGRDPDVIFLAEAFTRPAMMHTLAQIGFQQSYTYFTWRNSKQELTEYLTELSGEAASWMRPNFFANTPDILHAYLQHGGRPAFEARAVLAATLSPTWGIYSGYELCENTPLREGGEDYLDSEKYQLKPRDWDAAAREGRTLAPLITRLNTIRRQNPALHRLRNLRFHHTDKDAVIAYSKRSGSNTVLVVANLDPHHTQEATVSLDMPQLGLGWHESVPVRDLLTGETYHWGRTNYVRLEPGHSPAHVLTVLRPSTPQTGGAPTT; translated from the coding sequence ATGCCCGCCACGCACCACTCGTCAGCACCCCCGACAACCAGCACGGCAGCGGACCCCGCGGACAGGACGGCGGACCACGCCGGCCGGGCCGCGGACAGCCCCCGCAAGCCGGCGCGGCGGAGAGCGCCGGGCGGGAAATCGAGGAAGCCCGCACAGGACGCCCCCGCCCCGGCCTCGTCCGGGCGGCGTCCCGCCCCCGCCGCACCCGTCATCGGCCGCATCCCGGTCCTCGACGTCCGCCCGATGGTCCAGCAGGGGCGCAAACCCGCCAAAGCGGTGACCGGTGAGTCGTTCGAGGTGTCGGCCACGGTGTTCCGGGAGGGACACGACGCCGTCGCCGCCAACGTCGTCCTCCGGGACCCCAAGGGGCGCCCCGGCCCCTGGACGCCGATGCGCGAACTCGCCCCGGGAACCGACCGCTGGGGCGCGGACGTCACCCCGGACGCCCCCGGCCGCTGGACCTACACCGTGGAGGCCTGGTCGGACCCGGTCGGCACCTGGCGGCACCACGCGCGGATCAAGATCCCGGCCGGGATCGACACCGAGCTGGTGCTGGAGGAGGGCGCGCGGCTCTACGAGCGGGCGGCCGAACAGGTGCCCGACGAACGGCGCGCCCTGCTCCTGGACACCGCGGCCGTCCTGCGCGCGGAGGACCGCCCGGCGGCCTGGCGGCTCGCGGCGGCGCTGGCGCCGGAGGTGGCGGAGGTGCTGGCCCGCTATCCGCTGCGGGAGCTGGTCACCGTCTCGGAGCCGATGCCGCTGCTGGTGGAACGCGAACGCGCCCTGTACGGCTCCTGGTACGAGTTCTTCCCCCGCTCCGAGGGCACCCCCCAACAGCCCCACGGCACCTTCCGCACCGCCGCCCGCCGGCTGCGCCCCATCGCCGACATGGGCTTCGACGTCGTCTACCTCCCCCCGATCCACCCGATCGGCACCACCTTCCGCAAGGGCCCCAACAACAGCCTCGACCCCGGACCGCATGACGTCGGCGTGCCCTGGGCGATCGGCTCCCCCGAAGGCGGCCACGACGCGATCCACCCCCAGCTGGGCACCCTGGAGGACTTCGACGATTTCGTAGGTGAGGCCCGCACGCTCGGCCTGGAAGTGGCCCTGGACTTCGCGCTGCAGTGCTCCCCGGACCACCCCTGGGTGCACAAGCACCCCGAGTGGTTCCACCACCGCCCCGACGGGACGATCGCCTACGCCGAGAACCCGCCGAAGAAGTACCAGGACATCTACCCCATCGCGTTCGACGCGGACATGGACGGCCTGGTCGCCGAGACCGTGCGCGTGCTGCGGTTCTGGACGGGGCACGGAGTGCGGATCTTCCGCGTCGACAACCCCCACACCAAGCCGGTGGTGTTCTGGGAACGGGTCATCGCCGAGGTCAACGGCCGCGACCCGGACGTCATCTTCCTGGCCGAGGCGTTCACCCGCCCGGCGATGATGCACACCCTGGCCCAGATCGGCTTCCAGCAGTCGTACACCTACTTCACCTGGCGCAACAGCAAGCAGGAGCTGACGGAGTACCTGACCGAACTCTCGGGTGAGGCCGCCTCCTGGATGCGGCCGAACTTCTTCGCCAACACCCCCGACATCCTGCACGCCTACCTCCAGCACGGCGGCCGGCCCGCCTTCGAGGCCCGTGCCGTCCTCGCCGCGACCCTCTCCCCCACCTGGGGCATCTACAGCGGCTACGAACTGTGCGAGAACACCCCCCTCAGGGAGGGCGGTGAGGACTACCTCGACTCGGAGAAGTACCAGCTCAAGCCCCGCGACTGGGACGCCGCCGCCCGCGAGGGCCGCACCCTCGCCCCCCTCATCACCCGCCTCAACACCATCCGGCGGCAGAACCCGGCCCTGCACCGGCTCCGCAATCTGCGCTTCCACCACACCGACAAGGACGCGGTGATCGCCTACTCGAAGCGCAGCGGATCGAACACGGTTCTGGTCGTCGCGAACCTCGATCCCCACCACACCCAGGAGGCGACGGTCTCGTTGGACATGCCGCAACTCGGCCTGGGCTGGCACGAGTCGGTGCCGGTGCGCGACCTGCTCACCGGCGAGACCTATCACTGGGGCAGGACCAACTATGTGCGACTCGAACCGGGTCATAGTCCCGCGCATGTCCTCACGGTCCTGCGACCGTCCACCCCGCAGACCGGAGGGGCACCCACCACATGA
- the treS gene encoding maltose alpha-D-glucosyltransferase, whose protein sequence is MIVNEPVPDTFEDTPAKDRDPEWFKRAVFYEVLVRSFQDSNGDGVGDLKGLTAKLDYLQWLGVDCLWLPPFFKSPLRDGGYDVADYTAVLPEFGDLADFVEFVDAAHQRGMRVIIDFVMNHTSDQHPWFQESRRDPEGPYGDYYVWADDDKQFQDARIIFVDTEASNWTFDPVRKQYYWHRFFSHQPDLNYENPAVQEEMISALKFWLDLGIDGFRLDAVPYLYQREGTNCENLPATHEFLKRVRKEIDTQYPDTVLLAEANQWPEDVVDYFGDYASGGDECHMAFHFPVMPRIFMAVRRESRYPVSEILAKTPAIPSNCQWGIFLRNHDELTLEMVTDEERDYMWAEYAKDPRMRANIGIRRRLAPLLDNDRNQIELFTALLLSLPGSPILYYGDEIGMGDNIWLGDRDAVRTPMQWTPDRNAGFSSCDPGRLFLPTIMDPVHGYQVTNVEASMSSPSSLLHWTRRMIEIRKQNPAFGLGSYTELPSSNPAVLAFLREYEDDLVLCVHNFSRFAQPTELDLSRFGGRHPVELFGGVRFPAIGDLPYLLTLGGHGFYWFRLRRETP, encoded by the coding sequence ATGATCGTCAACGAGCCCGTGCCGGACACCTTCGAGGACACGCCTGCCAAGGACCGGGATCCGGAGTGGTTCAAGCGCGCCGTCTTCTACGAGGTCCTGGTCCGCTCCTTCCAGGACAGCAACGGCGACGGCGTGGGCGACCTCAAGGGCCTGACCGCCAAGCTCGACTATCTGCAGTGGCTCGGCGTGGACTGCCTGTGGCTGCCGCCGTTCTTCAAGTCCCCCCTGCGCGACGGGGGTTACGACGTCGCCGACTACACCGCCGTCCTGCCGGAGTTCGGTGACCTCGCCGACTTCGTGGAGTTCGTGGACGCCGCCCACCAGCGCGGCATGCGCGTCATCATCGACTTCGTCATGAACCACACCAGCGACCAGCACCCGTGGTTCCAGGAGTCGCGGCGGGATCCGGAAGGCCCGTACGGGGACTACTACGTCTGGGCCGACGACGACAAGCAGTTCCAGGACGCGCGGATCATCTTCGTCGACACCGAGGCGTCCAACTGGACCTTCGACCCGGTCCGCAAGCAGTACTACTGGCACCGGTTCTTCTCGCACCAGCCGGACCTGAACTACGAGAACCCGGCCGTGCAGGAGGAAATGATCTCCGCGCTGAAGTTCTGGCTGGACCTGGGCATCGACGGGTTCCGGCTGGACGCGGTGCCGTACCTGTACCAGCGGGAGGGCACCAACTGCGAGAACCTGCCGGCGACGCACGAGTTCCTGAAGCGGGTCCGCAAGGAGATCGACACCCAGTACCCGGACACGGTGCTGCTCGCGGAGGCCAACCAGTGGCCGGAAGATGTCGTCGACTACTTCGGGGACTACGCCTCGGGCGGCGACGAGTGCCACATGGCGTTCCACTTCCCGGTCATGCCGCGCATCTTCATGGCCGTACGCCGGGAATCGCGCTACCCGGTCTCGGAGATCCTGGCCAAGACCCCGGCCATCCCCTCCAACTGCCAGTGGGGCATCTTCCTGCGCAACCACGACGAGCTGACCCTGGAGATGGTCACCGACGAGGAACGCGACTACATGTGGGCCGAGTACGCGAAGGACCCGCGTATGCGCGCCAACATCGGCATCCGGCGGCGCCTGGCCCCGCTCCTCGACAACGACCGCAACCAGATCGAACTGTTCACCGCCCTGCTGCTCTCCCTGCCCGGCTCGCCGATCCTCTACTACGGCGACGAGATCGGCATGGGCGACAACATCTGGCTCGGCGACCGGGACGCGGTGCGGACGCCGATGCAGTGGACACCGGACCGCAACGCCGGGTTCTCGTCCTGCGATCCGGGTCGGCTGTTCCTGCCCACGATCATGGACCCGGTCCACGGCTACCAGGTCACCAACGTCGAGGCGTCCATGTCGTCGCCGTCGTCGCTGCTGCACTGGACCCGCCGCATGATCGAGATCCGTAAGCAGAATCCTGCCTTCGGACTGGGGTCCTACACCGAGTTGCCGTCCTCCAACCCAGCAGTGCTCGCGTTCCTCCGGGAATACGAGGACGACCTCGTGCTGTGTGTCCACAACTTCTCCCGGTTCGCGCAGCCCACCGAGCTGGACCTCAGCCGGTTCGGCGGCCGGCACCCGGTCGAACTGTTCGGCGGGGTCCGCTTCCCGGCGATCGGCGACCTGCCGTACCTGCTGACCCTCGGCGGCCACGGCTTCTACTGGTTCCGGCTGCGGCGCGAAACCCCCTGA
- a CDS encoding phosphotransferase, with translation MAETVTLFGTTSGSTSPGPLLASLDPLLREWLPRQRWFAGKGRPVTGFTPVAATELLPPAGRLGLYHLLLRVHQPSTPDAPTHPGDCYQLLIGVREALPPRLAPALIGHVDEGPLAGRTVYEALYDPRPAEVLLEALRTRARVGGLRFEGDPGQEIRAGLVARLLTAEQSNSSVVYGDTFILKLLRRVVPGVNPDLEIPLALARESCPRVPAPTAWIRQELDPEPYVLGVLQPFVRGASDGWELALRELAKGEDFTAEARALGRATAEVHTALARALPTVTLGQAALRLLVDGMTERLAAAVQAVPLLRPYEEGLRSAYEALAELAAEGSTWTAQRIHGDLHLGQCLRSPSGTWSLIDFEGEPARPLAERRMPQPPVRDVAGMLRSFDYAAHSVSPPAPDWAHACRSAYCAGYAEAAGRDPRTDPVMLRACETDKAVYEVVYEARHRPEWLHVPLSAVRRLATSDPTLARETRP, from the coding sequence ATGGCGGAAACGGTCACCCTGTTCGGCACCACCTCCGGCTCGACCAGTCCCGGCCCCCTCCTCGCGTCGCTCGATCCGCTGTTGCGGGAGTGGCTGCCGAGGCAGCGCTGGTTCGCGGGGAAGGGACGCCCGGTCACCGGGTTCACCCCCGTGGCCGCCACCGAACTCCTCCCCCCGGCCGGCCGGCTGGGCCTGTACCACCTGCTGCTGCGCGTGCACCAGCCGTCCACTCCGGACGCACCGACACACCCCGGCGACTGCTACCAGCTGCTGATAGGCGTGCGTGAGGCGCTGCCGCCCCGGCTGGCGCCCGCGCTGATCGGACACGTGGACGAGGGGCCGCTCGCCGGACGCACGGTGTACGAGGCCCTCTACGACCCCCGGCCCGCCGAAGTGCTCCTGGAGGCCCTGCGCACCCGGGCGCGCGTCGGCGGGCTCCGTTTCGAGGGGGACCCCGGGCAGGAGATACGCGCCGGGCTGGTGGCCCGGCTGCTGACCGCCGAGCAGTCCAACTCCTCGGTGGTCTACGGCGACACGTTCATCCTGAAGCTGCTGCGCCGGGTCGTGCCCGGCGTCAACCCCGACCTGGAGATACCCCTGGCCCTGGCCCGCGAGAGCTGCCCCCGGGTGCCGGCGCCGACCGCGTGGATACGTCAGGAGCTGGACCCGGAGCCGTACGTCCTCGGGGTGCTCCAGCCGTTCGTGCGCGGCGCGAGCGACGGCTGGGAGCTGGCGCTGCGCGAGCTGGCCAAGGGCGAGGACTTCACCGCCGAGGCGCGGGCGCTGGGCCGGGCCACCGCCGAGGTGCACACCGCGCTGGCCCGCGCCCTGCCCACGGTGACGCTCGGCCAGGCGGCGCTGAGACTGCTGGTGGACGGCATGACCGAGCGGCTGGCGGCGGCCGTACAGGCGGTGCCTCTGTTACGGCCGTACGAGGAGGGGCTGCGCTCCGCCTACGAGGCGCTGGCCGAGCTGGCCGCCGAGGGCAGCACCTGGACCGCCCAGCGGATCCACGGCGACCTGCACCTCGGGCAGTGCCTGCGCTCCCCCTCCGGAACCTGGTCGCTGATCGACTTCGAGGGTGAGCCGGCCCGGCCGCTGGCCGAACGGCGCATGCCGCAGCCACCGGTGCGCGATGTCGCCGGGATGCTGCGCTCCTTCGACTACGCGGCCCACTCCGTGAGCCCGCCCGCGCCGGACTGGGCGCACGCGTGCCGCTCCGCGTACTGCGCGGGGTACGCGGAGGCCGCCGGCCGGGACCCGCGCACCGATCCGGTCATGCTGCGGGCCTGTGAGACCGACAAGGCCGTCTACGAAGTCGTCTACGAGGCCCGGCACCGCCCCGAGTGGCTGCACGTACCGCTGTCGGCGGTCCGCCGCCTCGCCACGTCCGACCCGACCCTCGCCCGGGAGACCCGTCCGTGA
- the glgB gene encoding 1,4-alpha-glucan branching enzyme, producing MTSKKSASAKSRTGKTGNSGKTGKGAQKAARVPAARAPQPPPAEAAKVSPALGATDRERLLSGTHHDPHAVLGAHPVPGGVAFRAFRPYARSVAVVSGELRADLHDDGDGFFSALLPLAEVPAYRLLVAYDGPARETEDPYRFLPTLGELDLHLIGEGRHEQLWRVLGAHVTTHQGVTGTAFSVWAPNARGVRVAGGFDFWDGTGHPMRSLGSSGVWELFVPGVGEGELYKFEITRPDGTRTLRADPLARRTEVPPATSSIVHASHHAWEDAEWMAHRADTPVHEAPFSVYEVHLPSWRPGLSYRELAEQLPAYVKDMGFTHVELMPVAEHPFGGSWGYQVTGFYAPTARLGTPDDFKYLVDRLHQAGIGVLMDWVPAHFPRDDWALAEFDGRPLYEHHDPLRAAHPDWGTLEFDFGRREVRNFLVANAVYWCQEFHIDGLRVDAVASMLYLDYSREPGQWTPNEHGGRENLDAVAFLQEMNATVYRRCPGVVTVAEESTAWDGVTRPTHHQGPSGFGGLGFGLKWNMGWMHDSLQYMSREPVHRAYHHGELTFSMVYAYSENYVLPISHDEVVHGKRSLVSKMPGDWWQQRAGLRAYLGFMWAHPGKQLLFMGQEFAQGAEWSEAHGPDWWLLDPAYGAEADHRGVRDLVRDLNALYRAAPPLWRRDTDPAGFEWISGDAADDNVLAFLRHDADGTPLLAVSHFAPVVRHDYRIGVPDDVPAWHECLNTDAVRYGGGGLTGTDVVKPEPRPWHGRPASVRLTLPPLSTLWLRPA from the coding sequence GTGACGTCCAAGAAGTCAGCCAGTGCGAAGAGCAGGACCGGTAAGACTGGTAATTCCGGTAAGACCGGCAAGGGCGCACAGAAGGCTGCCCGGGTTCCGGCGGCCCGCGCGCCTCAGCCGCCCCCGGCCGAGGCCGCCAAGGTCAGCCCTGCCCTGGGCGCGACTGACCGTGAGCGGCTGTTGTCCGGCACGCACCACGATCCGCACGCGGTGCTCGGCGCGCATCCGGTGCCCGGCGGGGTCGCGTTCCGCGCGTTCCGGCCGTACGCCCGCTCGGTCGCCGTCGTCTCCGGTGAGCTGCGGGCGGATCTGCACGACGACGGCGACGGGTTCTTCTCCGCGCTGCTCCCGCTGGCCGAGGTCCCCGCCTACCGGCTGCTGGTGGCGTACGACGGCCCCGCCCGGGAGACTGAGGACCCCTACCGTTTCCTGCCCACGCTCGGTGAGCTGGACCTGCACCTGATCGGGGAGGGCCGGCACGAGCAGCTGTGGCGGGTGCTCGGGGCGCACGTCACGACCCACCAGGGCGTGACCGGCACCGCGTTCTCCGTGTGGGCGCCGAACGCGCGGGGCGTGCGGGTCGCCGGTGGCTTCGACTTCTGGGACGGCACTGGTCATCCGATGCGCTCCCTCGGCTCGTCCGGGGTGTGGGAGCTGTTCGTGCCCGGCGTCGGCGAGGGCGAGCTGTACAAGTTCGAGATCACCCGCCCGGACGGGACCCGCACGCTGCGCGCCGATCCGCTGGCCCGCCGTACCGAGGTCCCGCCGGCCACGTCCTCGATCGTGCACGCCTCGCACCACGCGTGGGAGGACGCGGAGTGGATGGCGCACCGCGCGGACACTCCGGTGCACGAGGCGCCGTTCTCGGTGTACGAGGTGCACCTGCCGTCCTGGCGGCCGGGGCTCTCGTACCGCGAACTCGCCGAGCAACTCCCCGCGTACGTGAAGGACATGGGCTTCACGCACGTGGAGCTGATGCCGGTCGCCGAGCACCCGTTCGGCGGCTCCTGGGGCTATCAGGTGACGGGCTTCTACGCGCCGACGGCCCGCCTCGGCACCCCGGACGACTTCAAGTACCTGGTGGACCGGCTGCACCAGGCGGGTATCGGCGTGCTGATGGACTGGGTGCCGGCCCACTTCCCGCGGGACGACTGGGCGCTGGCCGAGTTCGACGGGCGTCCGCTGTACGAGCACCACGATCCGCTGCGGGCCGCGCATCCGGACTGGGGCACGCTGGAGTTCGACTTCGGGCGGCGGGAGGTGCGCAACTTCCTGGTCGCCAACGCGGTGTACTGGTGCCAGGAGTTCCACATCGACGGGCTGCGGGTGGACGCCGTCGCCTCGATGCTCTACCTGGACTACTCGCGCGAGCCGGGCCAGTGGACGCCGAACGAGCACGGCGGCCGGGAGAACCTGGACGCGGTGGCGTTCCTCCAGGAGATGAACGCCACGGTCTACCGGCGCTGCCCGGGGGTGGTGACCGTGGCCGAGGAGTCGACGGCCTGGGACGGCGTCACCCGGCCCACGCACCACCAGGGGCCGAGCGGGTTCGGCGGACTCGGGTTCGGGCTGAAGTGGAACATGGGCTGGATGCACGACTCGCTCCAGTACATGAGCCGGGAGCCGGTGCACCGGGCGTACCACCACGGTGAGTTGACGTTCTCGATGGTGTACGCGTACAGCGAGAACTACGTGCTGCCGATCTCCCACGACGAGGTGGTGCACGGCAAGCGGTCGCTGGTGTCGAAGATGCCGGGCGACTGGTGGCAGCAGCGGGCCGGGCTGCGCGCCTATCTGGGCTTCATGTGGGCGCATCCCGGCAAGCAACTCCTCTTTATGGGACAGGAGTTCGCCCAGGGCGCGGAGTGGTCGGAGGCGCACGGCCCGGACTGGTGGCTGCTGGATCCGGCGTACGGCGCGGAGGCGGACCACCGGGGCGTGCGGGACCTCGTCCGGGACCTGAACGCGCTGTACCGGGCGGCCCCGCCGCTGTGGCGGCGGGACACCGACCCGGCGGGCTTCGAGTGGATCAGCGGGGACGCGGCGGACGACAACGTCCTCGCGTTCCTGCGCCACGACGCCGACGGCACCCCGCTCCTCGCGGTGTCCCACTTCGCCCCGGTGGTCCGCCACGACTACCGGATCGGGGTCCCCGACGACGTCCCGGCCTGGCACGAGTGCCTCAACACGGACGCGGTCCGGTACGGCGGCGGCGGGCTCACCGGCACGGACGTCGTCAAACCGGAGCCCCGGCCCTGGCACGGCCGCCCGGCGAGTGTCCGCCTCACCCTCCCCCCGCTGTCCACGCTCTGGCTGCGGCCCGCCTGA
- a CDS encoding AAA family ATPase, with protein MRHEQEFIDGLYARVDALRGDTETAVGTALAQGSTPMQARLERDILVAERSGLLAALDAVDGSLCFGRIDLTGGTTHHIGRIGLRADDTERTPVLIDWRADVARPFYLATGHTPMGLRRRRHIATDGRTVTHLHDEILDLGDQERTGHEDHDGDAVLLAALNSARTGRMGDIVRTIQADQDRIIRAPHRGVLVVEGGPGTGKTAVALHRAAYLLYEHRELLARRAVLIVGPNPAFLGYIGEVLPSLGETGVLLATVGELYPGVKATATDPPEAAAVKGRAGMADVLAAVVRDRQALPDPVVTVEHEREVLMLDDGLVAVARDRTRAAGLPHNVAREHFEGHILNTLTELYAERVGTDPYDGSSLLAPADITQIRDELAENPEVWSAIDQLWPRLTPRRLVADFLADPAGYVPDADAAAIRRPVTRHWTVADVPLLDEAAELLGEDDRLARARAERDRDTQIAYAQGVLDVSYASRTYEFEDKDEEDSEVLSAHDIIDAERFAERHEEADHRSAAERAAADRTWAFGHIIVDEAQELSPMAWRLLMRRSPTRSMTLVGDPAQTAEAAGVGSWADILTPYVEDRWEHTRLGVNYRTPAEIMDLAAAVVRAGNPGFEPPSSVRSTGVRPWVRDAGDDLPGAVAKAVAELTPAEGRLAVIAPRELHRSLAAHLDGVGAGPEPDLTHTVVLLDPRQSKGLEFDSVLVVEPARYGTSDLYVALTRATQRLGVLHTGALPQALAEAAAGS; from the coding sequence TTGCGCCACGAGCAGGAATTCATCGACGGACTGTACGCGCGCGTCGACGCCCTGCGCGGGGACACCGAGACCGCCGTCGGGACCGCGCTCGCCCAGGGCAGCACACCCATGCAGGCCCGGCTGGAGCGGGACATCCTCGTCGCCGAACGCTCCGGGCTGCTCGCCGCGCTGGACGCCGTCGACGGTTCCCTCTGCTTCGGCCGGATCGACCTCACCGGCGGCACGACCCACCACATCGGCCGCATCGGACTGCGCGCGGACGACACCGAACGCACCCCCGTCCTGATCGACTGGCGCGCCGACGTCGCCCGCCCGTTCTACCTCGCCACCGGCCACACCCCGATGGGCCTGCGCCGCCGCCGGCACATCGCCACCGACGGCCGCACCGTGACCCACCTGCACGACGAGATCCTCGACCTCGGCGACCAGGAGCGCACCGGCCACGAGGACCACGATGGCGACGCCGTGCTGCTCGCCGCGCTCAACTCCGCCCGCACCGGCCGCATGGGCGACATCGTGCGGACCATCCAGGCCGACCAGGACCGCATCATCCGGGCACCGCACCGCGGGGTCCTCGTCGTCGAGGGCGGACCCGGCACCGGGAAGACCGCGGTCGCCCTGCACCGGGCCGCCTACCTCCTCTACGAGCACCGCGAACTGCTGGCCCGCCGGGCCGTCCTCATCGTCGGCCCCAACCCCGCCTTCCTCGGCTACATCGGCGAGGTACTGCCCTCGCTCGGCGAGACCGGCGTCCTGCTGGCCACCGTCGGCGAGCTGTACCCCGGTGTGAAGGCCACCGCCACCGACCCCCCCGAGGCCGCCGCCGTCAAGGGCCGCGCCGGCATGGCCGACGTGCTCGCCGCCGTCGTACGCGACCGGCAGGCCCTGCCCGACCCGGTCGTCACCGTCGAGCACGAGCGCGAGGTGCTGATGCTCGACGACGGTCTCGTGGCCGTCGCCCGCGACCGCACCCGCGCCGCCGGGCTGCCGCACAACGTGGCCCGCGAGCACTTCGAGGGCCACATCCTCAACACCCTCACCGAGCTGTACGCCGAACGCGTGGGCACCGACCCCTACGACGGCTCCAGCCTCCTCGCGCCCGCCGACATCACCCAGATCCGCGACGAACTCGCCGAGAACCCCGAGGTCTGGTCCGCCATCGACCAGCTGTGGCCGCGGCTCACCCCGCGGCGGCTCGTCGCCGACTTCCTCGCCGACCCCGCGGGCTACGTCCCCGACGCAGACGCGGCCGCGATCCGCCGCCCGGTGACCCGGCACTGGACCGTCGCCGACGTCCCCCTCCTCGACGAGGCCGCCGAACTCCTCGGCGAGGACGACCGCCTCGCCCGCGCCCGCGCCGAACGCGACCGGGACACCCAGATCGCCTACGCGCAGGGCGTGCTCGACGTGTCGTACGCCTCCCGCACCTACGAGTTCGAGGACAAGGACGAGGAGGACTCCGAGGTCCTGTCCGCGCACGACATCATCGACGCCGAACGCTTCGCCGAACGGCACGAGGAGGCCGACCACCGCAGTGCCGCCGAACGCGCCGCCGCCGACCGGACCTGGGCGTTCGGGCACATCATCGTCGACGAGGCGCAGGAACTCTCCCCCATGGCCTGGCGGCTGCTGATGCGGCGCAGCCCGACCCGCTCCATGACCCTGGTCGGCGACCCCGCGCAGACCGCCGAGGCGGCCGGCGTCGGCTCCTGGGCGGACATCCTCACCCCCTACGTCGAGGACCGCTGGGAGCACACCCGGCTCGGCGTCAACTACCGCACCCCGGCCGAGATCATGGACCTGGCGGCGGCCGTGGTGCGCGCCGGGAACCCCGGCTTCGAGCCGCCCAGCTCGGTCCGCTCCACGGGCGTACGGCCCTGGGTGCGGGACGCCGGCGACGACCTGCCCGGCGCGGTCGCCAAGGCGGTCGCCGAACTCACCCCCGCCGAGGGCCGGCTGGCCGTCATCGCCCCGCGCGAACTGCACCGTTCCCTCGCCGCTCATCTGGACGGGGTGGGCGCCGGCCCGGAACCCGACCTCACCCACACCGTCGTCCTCCTCGACCCCCGCCAGTCCAAGGGCCTGGAGTTCGACTCGGTCCTGGTCGTGGAACCGGCCCGCTACGGCACCAGCGACCTGTACGTCGCCCTGACCCGCGCCACCCAGCGCCTCGGGGTGCTGCACACCGGTGCGCTCCCGCAGGCGCTGGCCGAGGCGGCCGCCGGATCGTAG
- a CDS encoding thioredoxin domain-containing protein, whose translation MSLVSGLDEVTDADFAAEVLGADLPVLVQFTADWCGPCRQLAPVLRDIAFEEGDRLKIVQIDVDRNPETTVAYHVLSTPTLMVFDGGEPVRSMVGARPKRRLLEELADVM comes from the coding sequence ATGAGCTTGGTGAGCGGACTGGACGAGGTGACGGACGCCGACTTCGCGGCGGAGGTGCTCGGCGCCGATCTGCCGGTGCTGGTGCAGTTCACGGCCGACTGGTGCGGGCCGTGCCGGCAGCTGGCGCCTGTGCTGAGGGACATCGCCTTCGAGGAGGGCGACCGGCTGAAGATCGTGCAGATCGACGTGGACCGGAACCCGGAGACGACGGTCGCCTACCACGTGCTGTCGACGCCGACGCTGATGGTCTTCGACGGCGGCGAGCCGGTCCGGTCGATGGTCGGGGCGCGGCCCAAGCGGCGGCTGCTGGAGGAACTGGCCGACGTGATGTGA
- a CDS encoding MerR family transcriptional regulator, with amino-acid sequence MRIGELAARAGTTTRTLRYYEARGLLPARRDENGYRTYDEDDVRLLDQIRTLRDVGFDLEETRPFVECLRAGHPEGDSCPASLVVYRRKLDELDALIGQLQEAREKVAGQLRRAEAARDELAAETLAPGGPEPVCELGGLTR; translated from the coding sequence ATGCGAATCGGCGAGCTGGCCGCGCGGGCCGGGACCACCACGCGCACCCTGCGCTACTACGAGGCCCGGGGGCTGCTGCCCGCGCGGCGGGACGAGAACGGGTACCGCACGTACGACGAGGACGACGTCAGGCTGCTCGACCAGATCCGGACCCTGCGGGACGTGGGGTTCGACCTGGAGGAGACGCGGCCGTTCGTGGAGTGTCTGCGGGCCGGGCACCCGGAGGGCGACTCGTGCCCGGCGTCGCTCGTGGTCTACCGGCGCAAGCTGGACGAGCTGGACGCGCTCATCGGGCAGCTCCAGGAGGCCCGGGAGAAGGTCGCGGGGCAGTTGCGGCGGGCCGAGGCGGCGCGGGACGAGCTGGCCGCCGAGACGCTGGCTCCGGGGGGTCCGGAGCCCGTGTGCGAACTGGGAGGGCTGACGCGATGA